The Pseudomonas parafulva genome includes a window with the following:
- a CDS encoding YhcB family protein, giving the protein MELSLLVWLLPTLALVIGVVVGFVVARLLPNAAPSSSQRQLDDIQQRFDSYQNQVVTHFNSTAVLVKKLNQSYQDVQDHLADGANNLALDEVTRQRLLAALHSESSHGPHSRLTPPRDTAEVPRDYAPKTPNSPGMLDESYGLKH; this is encoded by the coding sequence GTGGAACTCTCGCTCCTTGTTTGGTTGTTGCCTACCCTGGCCCTGGTCATCGGTGTGGTCGTCGGTTTCGTCGTGGCGCGCCTGTTGCCCAACGCTGCGCCCAGCAGCAGCCAGCGCCAGCTCGATGACATCCAACAGCGTTTCGACAGCTACCAGAACCAGGTGGTGACGCACTTCAACAGCACCGCCGTACTGGTCAAAAAGCTCAACCAGAGCTATCAGGATGTCCAGGATCATCTGGCCGACGGCGCCAACAACCTGGCCCTGGACGAAGTGACGCGTCAACGCCTGCTGGCAGCGCTGCACTCGGAAAGCTCCCACGGTCCGCACAGTCGCCTGACGCCGCCCAGAGACACCGCCGAAGTGCCGCGCGACTATGCACCGAAAACGCCCAACTCACCGGGCATGCTCGACGAGAGCTATGGTCTGAAGCACTGA
- a CDS encoding alpha/beta hydrolase: MLVRETPLFIDGPSGPLEALYLDVADARGAVLICHPNPVQGGTMLNKVVSTLQRTARDTGYVTLRFNYRGVGQSAGSHDMGQGEVADAQAAAAWLRAAHPGLPLVLMGFSFGGFVATALAGRLEVEGVALQHLFMIAPAVMRLTEQFPVPQRCPVTLVQPDADEVVAPTLVYEWSDSLSRPHELLKVAECGHFFHGKLTDLKDLLLPRLSN; encoded by the coding sequence TTGCTTGTCCGCGAAACCCCTCTGTTCATCGACGGCCCCAGTGGCCCGCTCGAAGCCCTCTACCTGGACGTGGCAGACGCCCGTGGCGCCGTGCTGATCTGTCACCCCAACCCGGTCCAGGGCGGCACCATGCTCAACAAGGTGGTTTCGACATTGCAACGCACGGCCCGGGATACCGGGTATGTGACCCTGCGTTTCAACTACCGCGGCGTCGGGCAGAGTGCCGGCAGCCATGACATGGGACAAGGCGAGGTGGCTGATGCTCAAGCCGCTGCCGCCTGGCTGCGGGCGGCGCATCCCGGGCTGCCCTTGGTGCTGATGGGCTTTTCCTTCGGCGGCTTCGTGGCGACCGCCCTGGCTGGCCGCCTGGAAGTCGAAGGCGTTGCCTTGCAGCATCTGTTCATGATCGCCCCGGCCGTCATGCGCCTGACCGAGCAATTCCCCGTGCCGCAACGGTGCCCGGTGACCCTGGTGCAACCCGATGCCGACGAAGTCGTTGCACCGACGCTGGTTTACGAGTGGTCCGACAGCCTGTCGCGCCCCCATGAGCTGCTGAAAGTGGCAGAATGCGGACACTTCTTCCATGGCAAGCTGACCGACCTCAAGGATCTGCTGCTGCCACGCCTTTCGAACTGA
- a CDS encoding tryptophan--tRNA ligase, with the protein MTTRILTGITTTGTPHLGNYAGAIRPAIRASQQPGVDSFYFLADYHALIKCDDPLRIQRSRLEIAATWLAGGLDPDKVTFYRQSDIPEIPELTWLLTCVAAKGLLNRAHAYKASVDKNVENGEDPDAGVTMGLFSYPVLMAADILMFNANKVPVGRDQIQHVEMARDIGQRFNHLFGQGNEFFALPEAVIEESVATLPGLDGRKMSKSYDNTIPLFTSAKDMKDAISRIVTDSRAPGEAKNPDDAHLFTLFQAFSTPAQCAEFRAELEQGLGWGEAKQRLFQLLDGQLAEKRDYYHQLIARPADLEDILLAGAAKARTIATPFLEQLREAVGLRSFRSSVQTTANVKKKVAKSARFVSFRDEDGSFRFRLLAADGEQLLLSRSFADGKSAGAASKQLQQGDGVDIRAEGLGFGVWLKGEPVADGASFDSEQARDAAIERLRAALEPQQD; encoded by the coding sequence ATGACCACGCGTATCCTTACCGGTATCACGACCACCGGCACTCCGCACCTGGGCAACTACGCCGGTGCCATCCGCCCGGCCATCCGAGCCAGCCAGCAGCCTGGCGTGGACTCGTTCTACTTCCTGGCCGACTACCACGCCCTGATCAAGTGCGACGACCCGCTGCGCATCCAGCGCTCGCGCCTGGAAATCGCCGCCACCTGGCTAGCCGGTGGCCTGGATCCGGACAAGGTGACCTTCTACCGCCAGTCCGACATTCCGGAAATCCCCGAGCTGACGTGGCTGCTGACCTGCGTTGCGGCCAAGGGCTTGCTCAACCGGGCCCATGCCTACAAGGCATCGGTGGACAAGAACGTCGAAAACGGCGAAGACCCGGACGCCGGCGTCACCATGGGCCTGTTCAGCTACCCGGTGCTGATGGCGGCGGACATCCTGATGTTCAACGCCAACAAGGTGCCGGTTGGCCGTGACCAGATCCAGCACGTGGAAATGGCCCGCGATATCGGCCAGCGCTTCAACCACCTGTTCGGCCAGGGCAATGAGTTCTTCGCACTGCCGGAAGCGGTCATCGAGGAAAGCGTGGCTACCTTGCCCGGCCTGGATGGGCGCAAGATGTCCAAGAGCTATGACAACACCATCCCGTTGTTCACCAGCGCCAAGGACATGAAGGATGCCATTTCGCGCATCGTGACGGACTCGCGCGCGCCGGGTGAAGCCAAGAACCCGGACGACGCGCACCTGTTCACGCTGTTCCAGGCCTTCTCCACGCCTGCACAGTGCGCCGAGTTCCGAGCCGAGCTAGAGCAGGGCCTGGGTTGGGGCGAAGCCAAGCAGCGCCTGTTCCAGCTGCTCGATGGCCAGTTGGCGGAAAAGCGCGACTATTACCATCAGCTGATCGCGCGGCCTGCGGACCTGGAGGACATCCTCCTGGCAGGCGCGGCCAAGGCGCGCACCATCGCCACGCCGTTCCTGGAACAGTTGCGCGAGGCCGTTGGCCTGCGTTCGTTCCGCAGCAGCGTGCAGACCACGGCGAACGTCAAGAAGAAGGTCGCCAAGAGCGCGCGCTTCGTCAGCTTCCGGGACGAAGACGGCAGCTTCCGCTTCCGCTTGTTGGCTGCCGATGGCGAGCAACTGCTGTTGTCCCGCAGCTTTGCCGATGGCAAGAGCGCCGGTGCCGCAAGCAAGCAGTTGCAGCAAGGCGATGGGGTCGATATCCGCGCCGAGGGGCTGGGCTTTGGTGTGTGGCTCAAGGGTGAGCCGGTTGCCGACGGTGCCTCGTTCGACAGCGAACAAGCCCGTGATGCAGCCATCGAGCGTCTTCGTGCAGCGCTTGAGCCGCAACAGGACTGA
- the zapE gene encoding cell division protein ZapE yields MTPLERYQADLKRPDFFHDAAQETAVRHLQRLYDDLVQAQNNKPGVFGKLFGKKEQTPVKGLYFWGGVGRGKTYLVDTFFEALPFKQKMRTHFHRFMKRVHEEMKTLKGEKNPLTIIAKRFSDEAKVICFDEFFVSDITDAMILGTLMEELFKNGVSLVATSNIVPDGLYKDGLQRARFLPAIAMIKQYTDVVNVDSGVDYRLRHLEQAELFHHPLDEAAQQSMRASFKALTPECTAAVENDVLMIENRPIQALRTCDDVAWFDFRALCDGPRSQNDYIELGKIFHAVLLSNVEQMGVASDDIARRFINMVDEFYDRNVKLIISAEVELKDLYTGGRLSFEFQRTLSRLLEMQSHEFLSRAHKP; encoded by the coding sequence ATGACTCCCCTAGAACGCTATCAAGCAGATCTGAAACGTCCCGATTTCTTTCATGACGCGGCGCAGGAAACTGCGGTGCGTCACCTGCAGCGCCTGTACGACGACCTGGTGCAGGCCCAGAACAACAAGCCGGGTGTATTCGGCAAGTTGTTCGGCAAGAAGGAGCAGACCCCGGTCAAGGGCCTGTACTTCTGGGGCGGGGTAGGGCGAGGCAAGACTTACCTGGTCGACACCTTCTTCGAAGCGCTGCCGTTCAAGCAGAAGATGCGCACGCACTTCCACCGCTTCATGAAGCGTGTCCACGAAGAGATGAAAACCCTCAAGGGCGAGAAGAACCCCCTGACCATCATTGCCAAGCGCTTCAGCGATGAGGCCAAGGTGATCTGCTTCGACGAATTCTTCGTCTCGGACATCACCGACGCCATGATCCTGGGCACCCTGATGGAGGAGCTGTTCAAGAACGGTGTTTCCCTGGTGGCCACTTCCAACATCGTGCCGGACGGCCTCTACAAGGATGGCCTGCAACGTGCACGCTTCCTGCCGGCCATCGCCATGATCAAGCAGTACACCGATGTGGTGAACGTCGACAGCGGTGTCGATTATCGCCTGCGCCACCTTGAGCAGGCCGAACTGTTCCATCACCCGCTCGACGAGGCGGCGCAGCAGAGCATGCGTGCCAGCTTCAAGGCGCTGACGCCCGAGTGCACCGCAGCGGTCGAGAACGACGTGCTGATGATCGAGAACCGTCCCATTCAGGCGCTGCGCACTTGCGACGATGTGGCCTGGTTCGACTTCCGCGCCTTGTGTGATGGGCCGCGAAGCCAGAACGACTACATCGAACTGGGCAAGATCTTCCATGCGGTCCTGCTGAGCAACGTCGAGCAGATGGGCGTGGCAAGCGATGACATCGCGCGTCGCTTCATCAACATGGTCGACGAGTTCTATGACCGTAACGTCAAGCTGATCATCTCGGCCGAGGTGGAACTCAAGGACCTGTATACCGGTGGGCGCCTGAGCTTCGAGTTTCAGCGCACGCTGAGCCGACTGCTGGAAATGCAGTCTCACGAATTCCTGTCCCGCGCGCACAAGCCTTGA
- a CDS encoding GlxA family transcriptional regulator gives MASLRYGKQLGLGLQPMFEIHLVSPDGLPVESFSNVQLPVDGGLDDADVIILPAFWDDFDNLLQRYPQVLPWLQAQHARGAVLCAEASGVFWLAESGLLDGKEATTYWRFFDSFAERFPQVRLTQDKHLTDADNLYCAGGTTSACDLYIYLIERFCGANVARAVSRDILYEVQRNYTPGRMGFGGQKLHQDLIILQIQHWLEEHFADKFRFEDVARNHGMSIRNFMRRFQGATGDKPLHYLQRLRIETAKGLLSSTRKSIKTISYEVGYDDASFFARLFRQHTDLSPNQYRQQFMQEA, from the coding sequence CTGGCCAGCTTGCGCTACGGCAAACAGTTAGGCCTGGGCTTGCAGCCCATGTTCGAGATCCACCTGGTCAGCCCTGACGGGTTGCCGGTCGAGAGCTTCAGCAACGTGCAGCTGCCGGTGGACGGCGGCCTGGATGATGCCGACGTGATTATTCTTCCGGCGTTCTGGGACGATTTTGACAACCTGTTGCAACGTTATCCGCAGGTGCTGCCCTGGCTGCAGGCACAGCATGCCCGGGGCGCCGTGCTGTGTGCAGAGGCCAGTGGCGTGTTCTGGCTGGCCGAGTCAGGTCTGCTCGACGGCAAGGAAGCGACCACGTACTGGCGTTTCTTCGACAGTTTTGCCGAGCGCTTCCCGCAAGTACGCCTGACCCAGGACAAACACCTGACCGACGCCGACAACCTGTACTGCGCCGGCGGCACTACATCGGCCTGCGACCTGTACATCTACCTGATCGAGCGCTTTTGCGGGGCCAATGTGGCGCGGGCCGTCTCGCGCGACATTCTGTACGAAGTGCAGCGCAACTACACGCCGGGACGCATGGGCTTTGGCGGCCAGAAGCTGCACCAGGACCTGATCATCTTGCAGATCCAGCACTGGCTCGAAGAGCACTTCGCAGACAAGTTCCGCTTCGAGGACGTGGCCCGTAACCACGGCATGAGCATTCGCAACTTCATGCGCCGCTTCCAGGGCGCGACCGGGGACAAGCCGTTGCATTACCTGCAACGCTTGCGCATCGAGACGGCCAAGGGACTGTTGTCGAGCACGCGCAAGAGCATCAAGACCATCAGTTACGAGGTGGGCTATGACGATGCCAGCTTCTTTGCCCGGCTGTTTCGCCAGCACACCGACCTGTCGCCGAACCAGTATCGCCAGCAGTTTATGCAAGAAGCCTGA
- a CDS encoding NADP(H)-dependent aldo-keto reductase gives MDYRQLGRTDLQVSALCLGTMTWGEQNDQTQAFEQIARAKAAGINFIDTAEMYPVPPRPETYAATERIIGNWFARQGDRDDWVLASKVAGPGNGISHIRDGQLRHNRQHIVAALEESLRRLQTDRIDLYQLHWPERSTNFFGKLGYQHLAQDHFTPLEETLEVLDEQVRAGKIRHIGLSNETPWGTMKFLQLAESRGWPRAVSIQNPYNLLNRTFEVGLAEIAIREQCGLLAYSPLAFGMLSGKYEGGARPEKARLTLFSRFARYSNPQTVAACERYVQLARDHGVDPAQMALAFVTRQPFVTSNIIGATSLEQLDSNLACLELTLNDELLAAIEAVHQDQPNPAP, from the coding sequence ATGGACTACCGTCAGCTGGGTCGCACCGACCTCCAAGTCAGCGCGCTGTGTCTGGGCACCATGACCTGGGGCGAGCAGAACGATCAGACCCAGGCATTCGAACAGATTGCCCGGGCCAAGGCCGCGGGCATCAACTTCATCGATACCGCCGAGATGTATCCGGTACCCCCGCGGCCGGAAACCTATGCCGCTACCGAGCGCATCATCGGTAACTGGTTCGCCCGCCAGGGCGATCGGGACGACTGGGTACTGGCCAGCAAGGTGGCCGGCCCCGGCAATGGCATCAGCCATATCCGCGACGGTCAACTCAGGCACAACCGGCAACACATCGTCGCGGCACTGGAAGAGAGCCTGCGGCGCCTGCAGACCGATCGCATCGACCTCTACCAGCTGCACTGGCCTGAACGCAGCACCAACTTCTTCGGCAAGCTGGGCTACCAGCATCTGGCCCAGGACCATTTCACGCCACTGGAAGAAACCCTGGAGGTGCTCGACGAGCAGGTGCGCGCGGGCAAGATCCGCCACATCGGGCTGTCCAACGAAACCCCCTGGGGCACCATGAAATTCCTGCAGCTGGCCGAAAGCCGTGGCTGGCCTCGGGCCGTCTCTATCCAGAACCCCTACAACCTGCTCAATCGCACCTTCGAGGTGGGGCTTGCCGAAATCGCCATCCGGGAGCAGTGCGGCCTGCTGGCTTACTCGCCCTTGGCCTTTGGCATGCTCTCGGGCAAATACGAAGGCGGCGCCCGCCCGGAGAAGGCGCGACTGACCCTATTCAGCCGCTTTGCCCGCTATTCCAACCCACAGACGGTGGCCGCTTGCGAACGTTATGTACAGCTGGCCCGGGACCACGGTGTCGATCCGGCGCAAATGGCCCTGGCCTTCGTTACCCGTCAGCCATTCGTGACCAGCAACATCATCGGCGCTACCAGCCTCGAGCAACTGGACAGCAACCTGGCCTGCCTCGAACTCACCCTCAATGACGAGCTGCTGGCAGCCATCGAGGCCGTTCATCAGGACCAGCCCAACCCCGCGCCCTGA
- the rplM gene encoding 50S ribosomal protein L13 codes for MKTFTAKPETVKREWFVVDAAGQTLGRLATEIASRLRGKHKPEYTPHVDTGDYIVVINAEQVRVTGAKSSDKMYYSHSGFPGGIKEINFEKLIAKAPERVIETAVKGMLPKNPLGRDMYRKLKVYAGAAHPHTAQQPQELKI; via the coding sequence ATGAAAACTTTTACTGCTAAACCGGAAACAGTAAAGCGCGAGTGGTTCGTAGTCGACGCCGCTGGCCAGACCCTGGGTCGTCTGGCTACCGAAATCGCTAGCCGTCTGCGTGGCAAACACAAGCCAGAATACACCCCTCACGTTGATACCGGCGACTACATCGTCGTCATCAACGCCGAGCAGGTTCGTGTGACGGGTGCCAAGTCTTCCGACAAAATGTACTACTCCCACTCCGGTTTCCCAGGTGGTATCAAGGAAATCAACTTCGAGAAGTTGATCGCCAAGGCCCCTGAGCGTGTTATCGAAACTGCGGTCAAAGGCATGCTGCCGAAGAACCCGCTGGGTCGCGACATGTACCGTAAGCTGAAAGTGTACGCGGGTGCTGCTCACCCACACACTGCTCAGCAGCCTCAAGAACTGAAGATCTAA
- the rpsI gene encoding 30S ribosomal protein S9, whose translation MSATQNYGTGRRKTATARVFLRPGTGNISINNRSLDVFFGRETARMVVRQPLELTESVEKFDIYVTVSGGGVSGQAGAIRHGITRALMEYDETLRGALRRAGYVTRDAREVERKKVGLRKARKRPQYSKR comes from the coding sequence ATGTCGGCGACTCAAAATTACGGCACTGGCCGTCGCAAGACCGCAACCGCTCGCGTATTCCTGCGTCCGGGTACTGGTAACATCTCCATCAACAACCGTTCTCTGGACGTGTTCTTCGGTCGCGAAACCGCTCGCATGGTTGTTCGCCAGCCACTCGAGCTGACCGAAAGCGTTGAGAAATTCGACATCTACGTCACCGTTTCCGGTGGTGGTGTCAGCGGTCAGGCCGGTGCGATCCGTCACGGTATCACCCGCGCCCTGATGGAATACGACGAAACCCTGCGTGGCGCTCTGCGTCGTGCTGGCTACGTCACCCGCGACGCTCGTGAAGTCGAGCGTAAGAAAGTGGGTCTGCGTAAAGCGCGTAAGCGTCCTCAGTACTCCAAGCGTTAA
- the petA gene encoding ubiquinol-cytochrome c reductase iron-sulfur subunit, whose protein sequence is MSNDGVNAGRRRFLVAATSVVGAAGAVGAAVPFVGSWFPSAKAKAAGAPVKVNIAKVEPGQQMVAEWRGQPVFIVRRTAEILGNLKKITGELSDPDSQASDQPTYVDPQVRSIKPEILVLVGLCTHLGCSPTFRPEVAPVDLGPKWVGGYFCPCHGSHYDMAGRVYKSQPAPLNLPVPPHAYESDEIIVIGIDQENA, encoded by the coding sequence ATGAGCAATGACGGCGTCAACGCAGGCCGGCGCCGCTTCCTCGTAGCCGCGACATCCGTGGTCGGGGCAGCGGGAGCAGTGGGGGCTGCGGTACCGTTCGTGGGGTCATGGTTCCCCAGTGCCAAGGCGAAAGCTGCAGGCGCACCGGTAAAGGTCAACATCGCTAAGGTCGAGCCAGGGCAGCAGATGGTCGCAGAATGGCGAGGGCAGCCTGTGTTCATCGTGCGGCGAACGGCTGAGATCCTCGGCAACCTCAAGAAAATCACCGGCGAATTGTCAGACCCTGATTCCCAGGCATCGGACCAGCCGACCTACGTCGATCCGCAAGTACGCTCCATCAAGCCGGAGATCCTCGTGCTGGTTGGTCTGTGCACGCACCTGGGGTGCTCGCCCACCTTCCGCCCGGAAGTGGCCCCCGTCGACCTCGGTCCCAAATGGGTCGGAGGCTATTTCTGCCCGTGCCATGGTTCCCACTACGACATGGCAGGGCGAGTGTACAAGTCGCAGCCGGCACCGCTGAACCTGCCGGTGCCGCCCCATGCCTACGAGTCCGACGAGATCATCGTCATCGGTATCGACCAGGAGAACGCATGA
- a CDS encoding cytochrome b, translating to MSKFMDWIDARFPATKMWEDHLSKYYAPKNFNFLYFFGSLALLVLVNQIVTGVWLTMSFTPSAEEAFASVEYIMRDVEYGWILRYLHSTGASAFFIVVYLHMFRGLLYGSYQKPRELVWLFGMLIYLALMAEAFMGYLLPWGQMSYWGAQVIISLFGAIPVIGDDITQWIRGDYLISGITLNRFFALHVVALPIVILGLVVLHILALHEVGSNNPDGIDIKKHKDENGIPLDGIPFHPYYTVKDIVGVVVFLFVFCAVVFFFPEMGGYFLEKPNFEQANAFKTPEHIAPVWYFTPFYAILRAVPDKLMGVIAMGAAIAVLFVLPWLDRSPVRSMRYKGWISKLSLLVFCVAFIVLGVLGVLAPTPGRTLLSQVCTFLYFAYFLLMPFYTRLEKTKPVPERVTG from the coding sequence ATGAGCAAGTTCATGGACTGGATCGACGCGCGTTTCCCTGCCACCAAGATGTGGGAAGACCACCTCAGCAAGTACTACGCGCCCAAGAACTTCAATTTCCTGTACTTCTTCGGCTCCCTGGCCTTGCTGGTGTTGGTCAACCAGATCGTCACCGGGGTCTGGCTGACGATGAGTTTCACGCCTTCGGCCGAAGAGGCCTTCGCCTCAGTCGAATACATCATGCGTGACGTGGAATACGGCTGGATCCTGCGCTACTTGCATTCGACGGGTGCGTCGGCCTTCTTCATCGTGGTCTACCTGCACATGTTCCGCGGCCTGTTGTATGGCTCCTACCAAAAGCCCAGGGAGCTGGTATGGCTGTTTGGCATGCTGATCTACCTGGCGCTGATGGCTGAAGCGTTCATGGGCTACCTGCTGCCATGGGGGCAGATGTCGTATTGGGGTGCCCAGGTGATCATCTCGTTGTTCGGGGCCATTCCCGTCATTGGTGATGACATCACCCAGTGGATTCGCGGCGACTACCTGATCTCGGGCATCACGCTCAACCGCTTCTTCGCCCTGCATGTAGTGGCATTGCCGATCGTCATCCTGGGCCTGGTGGTGCTGCATATCCTGGCCCTGCACGAAGTCGGCTCTAACAACCCCGATGGCATCGACATCAAGAAGCACAAGGACGAAAACGGTATCCCGCTGGACGGTATTCCGTTCCACCCGTACTACACCGTCAAGGATATCGTCGGGGTGGTCGTGTTCCTGTTCGTGTTCTGCGCCGTGGTGTTCTTCTTCCCGGAAATGGGCGGGTACTTCCTGGAAAAACCCAACTTCGAACAGGCCAACGCCTTCAAGACCCCCGAGCACATCGCGCCGGTGTGGTACTTCACGCCGTTCTACGCCATCTTGCGCGCCGTACCGGACAAGCTGATGGGCGTGATCGCCATGGGCGCAGCCATTGCCGTACTGTTCGTGCTGCCCTGGCTGGACCGCAGCCCGGTTCGCTCCATGCGCTACAAGGGCTGGATAAGCAAACTCTCCCTGCTGGTGTTCTGCGTCGCCTTCATCGTCCTCGGCGTGCTGGGGGTACTGGCGCCAACGCCTGGGCGTACCTTGCTGTCGCAGGTGTGCACGTTCCTGTACTTCGCCTACTTCCTGCTGATGCCGTTCTACACAAGGCTCGAGAAGACCAAACCGGTTCCGGAAAGGGTGACTGGCTGA
- a CDS encoding cytochrome c1, with protein sequence MKKLIAVFLLAVMPAFALAAEHGVELDKVDIDLSDKAAMQDGARTFANYCMGCHSAKFQRYERVADDLGIPHDVMLENLVFTGAKIGDHMQIGMKPSDAKTWFGAAPPDLTLVARVRGADWLYSYLRSFYEDPSRPYGVNNKVFPNVGMPNVLVGLQGNQVIGCKQVQTVVDGKKQFDPLTGTPLTHEACDQLTITPNSGTLTTEQFDEKVKNLVTFLAYSANPVKLESQRIGTYVLLYLAFFFVFAYLLKREYWKDVH encoded by the coding sequence ATGAAAAAGTTGATTGCTGTATTTCTCCTGGCAGTGATGCCTGCATTCGCCCTTGCTGCAGAGCATGGCGTGGAACTGGACAAGGTCGATATCGACTTGAGCGACAAGGCAGCGATGCAGGACGGTGCGCGCACGTTCGCCAACTACTGCATGGGGTGCCACAGTGCCAAGTTCCAGCGCTATGAGCGGGTGGCTGATGACCTGGGCATTCCCCACGACGTGATGCTTGAAAACCTGGTGTTCACCGGGGCCAAGATTGGCGACCACATGCAGATTGGCATGAAACCCAGCGATGCCAAGACCTGGTTCGGTGCCGCGCCACCCGACCTTACCCTGGTGGCACGGGTCAGAGGCGCCGACTGGCTGTACAGCTATCTGCGCAGTTTCTATGAAGACCCATCGCGGCCCTACGGTGTGAACAACAAGGTCTTCCCGAACGTCGGCATGCCGAACGTGCTGGTTGGCCTGCAGGGAAACCAGGTGATCGGCTGCAAGCAGGTGCAGACGGTGGTGGATGGCAAGAAACAATTTGACCCCTTGACCGGCACGCCGTTGACCCATGAAGCCTGCGATCAGCTGACCATCACGCCGAATTCCGGTACTCTGACCACCGAGCAGTTCGACGAGAAGGTCAAGAACCTGGTGACCTTCCTGGCCTATTCGGCCAACCCGGTCAAACTGGAAAGCCAGCGCATTGGTACCTACGTATTGCTGTACCTGGCTTTCTTCTTCGTATTCGCCTACTTGCTCAAGCGTGAATACTGGAAGGACGTGCACTGA
- a CDS encoding glutathione S-transferase N-terminal domain-containing protein, producing the protein MGVTNGLACYSDPADQYSHRVRLVLAEKAVDAHITNVDTDKIPPRLAELNPYGSVPTLVDRDLVLYESSVIMEYLEERYPHPPLMPVYPVGRGNSRLLMHRIQRDWCSLADQILDPRTGEAARAEARKALRESLTGVSPLFGEFACFMSDEQSLVDCCLLPILWRLPMMGIELPRQAKPLLDYMERQFARESFQASLSSVEREMRTL; encoded by the coding sequence ATGGGCGTAACCAATGGGTTAGCCTGCTATTCCGACCCTGCCGATCAATACTCGCATCGGGTTCGCCTTGTGTTGGCCGAAAAGGCCGTTGACGCGCACATCACCAACGTCGATACCGACAAGATTCCGCCGCGGCTCGCCGAACTGAACCCGTATGGCAGCGTGCCGACCTTGGTTGATCGGGATTTGGTCCTGTATGAGTCGTCGGTGATCATGGAGTACCTGGAGGAGCGCTATCCGCATCCTCCGCTGATGCCGGTCTATCCGGTGGGGCGTGGCAATAGCCGGTTACTGATGCACCGTATCCAGCGTGACTGGTGCAGCCTGGCTGATCAGATTCTCGACCCACGCACCGGTGAGGCTGCCCGTGCAGAGGCTCGCAAGGCGCTGCGCGAGAGCCTGACCGGTGTCTCGCCGCTGTTTGGCGAGTTCGCCTGTTTCATGAGCGATGAGCAAAGCCTGGTCGATTGCTGTCTACTGCCCATACTCTGGCGTCTGCCGATGATGGGTATCGAATTGCCGCGGCAAGCCAAGCCGCTGCTGGATTACATGGAGCGACAGTTCGCCCGGGAGTCATTCCAGGCAAGCCTGTCGTCCGTTGAACGCGAAATGCGCACGCTTTGA
- a CDS encoding ClpXP protease specificity-enhancing factor encodes MNSSRPYLVRALYEWIVDNDCTPHMLVNAEYPKVQVPEGFASDGQIVLNVSPSAVRSLHMDNDAVSFEGRFGGVPHSLFVPIGAVLGIYARENGQGMVFELESSMMEDEEIEDDQEQPDDDGPPEGGGQPPRPSGRPSLKVVK; translated from the coding sequence ATGAACTCCAGTCGCCCCTATCTGGTTCGAGCACTGTACGAGTGGATCGTCGACAACGATTGCACACCCCATATGTTGGTCAATGCCGAGTACCCGAAAGTACAGGTGCCGGAAGGTTTTGCCAGTGATGGCCAGATCGTCCTGAATGTGTCGCCCAGCGCTGTGCGCAGTTTGCACATGGACAATGACGCCGTCAGCTTCGAAGGCCGTTTTGGCGGCGTGCCCCATTCGTTGTTCGTGCCCATTGGCGCGGTACTGGGTATTTATGCCCGCGAAAATGGTCAGGGCATGGTTTTCGAGTTGGAGTCTTCGATGATGGAGGACGAGGAAATCGAGGACGATCAGGAGCAGCCTGATGATGATGGGCCGCCAGAAGGCGGCGGGCAGCCACCGCGCCCGAGCGGTCGGCCAAGTTTGAAAGTGGTGAAATAA